Proteins encoded in a region of the Pseudomonas shahriarae genome:
- a CDS encoding DMT family transporter, which produces MNLSLYLLTVLIWGTTWIALKWQLGVVEIPVSIVYRFGLAALVLFGLLLLSRKLQVMNRRGHLICLAQGLCLFCVNFMCFLTASQWIPSGLVAVVFSTATLWNALNARVFFGQKVARNVLLGGGLGLLGLGLLFWPELVGHTASPETLLGLGLALLGTLCFSAGNMLSSLQQKAGLRPLTTNAWGMAYGASILALYCVVQGIPFEMEWNTRYIGSLLYLVIPGSVIGFTAYLTLVGRMGPERAAYCTVLFPVVALNVSALFEGYQWSAPALAGLVLVMLGNVLVFRKPRAVAPVSPLLQPKQT; this is translated from the coding sequence ATGAACCTATCCCTGTATTTACTGACCGTGCTGATCTGGGGCACCACCTGGATTGCCCTCAAGTGGCAATTGGGCGTGGTGGAAATTCCGGTCTCGATCGTCTATCGCTTCGGCCTGGCGGCACTGGTGCTGTTTGGGCTGCTGTTGCTCAGCCGCAAATTGCAGGTGATGAATCGTCGGGGTCACCTGATCTGCCTGGCCCAGGGCTTGTGCCTGTTTTGTGTGAACTTCATGTGCTTCCTCACGGCCAGCCAGTGGATCCCCAGTGGCCTGGTGGCCGTGGTGTTCTCCACCGCGACACTGTGGAATGCGTTGAATGCGCGGGTGTTCTTTGGCCAGAAAGTTGCGCGCAATGTATTGCTGGGCGGCGGCCTTGGGTTGCTGGGGCTGGGGCTGCTGTTCTGGCCTGAACTGGTCGGGCATACCGCCAGCCCCGAAACACTGTTGGGCCTGGGCCTGGCGCTGCTGGGCACCCTGTGTTTCTCGGCAGGCAATATGCTGTCGAGCCTGCAACAGAAAGCCGGGCTCAGGCCGTTGACCACCAACGCCTGGGGCATGGCCTATGGCGCGTCGATACTGGCGCTGTACTGCGTGGTCCAGGGCATTCCGTTTGAGATGGAGTGGAACACCCGCTATATCGGCTCGCTGCTGTACTTGGTGATCCCCGGTTCGGTGATTGGCTTTACCGCGTACCTGACCCTGGTCGGCCGCATGGGCCCGGAGCGGGCGGCGTATTGCACGGTGCTATTCCCGGTGGTGGCATTGAACGTCTCGGCGCTGTTCGAAGGCTACCAATGGAGCGCCCCGGCGCTGGCCGGGTTGGTATTGGTGATGCTGGGGAATGTGCTGGTGTTTCGTAAGCCCAGGGCGGTCGCGCCTGTGAGCCCGCTTTTGCAACCGAAGCAAACCTAA
- a CDS encoding RNA polymerase sigma factor — translation MMITTPPESQDQPHAEASGGRAHFLQVFLSQRSQMEALVSRRVGCRATAADLVQDLFLRFWRRPLVQVEELSTYLLRCAGNIAIDHLRSENARVRGTEGWMPEQHDHHSSEPQAALEAGNDLRHVEAALRSLPERTRQIFLLNRIHGRKYAEIAKAMGLSQSAVEKHMMRALEACKASLRQAHPPRSPGKAP, via the coding sequence TTGATGATCACCACGCCGCCCGAGTCCCAGGATCAGCCCCACGCAGAAGCGTCGGGCGGGCGCGCACATTTCCTGCAGGTATTTTTGTCCCAGCGTTCACAGATGGAGGCGTTGGTCAGCCGCCGCGTAGGCTGCCGGGCGACGGCAGCGGACCTGGTACAGGATCTGTTTCTGCGTTTCTGGCGCCGGCCCCTGGTGCAGGTCGAAGAACTCAGCACCTACCTGCTGCGCTGCGCCGGCAATATCGCCATCGACCACCTGCGCAGCGAAAACGCGCGGGTGCGCGGCACTGAAGGCTGGATGCCGGAGCAGCACGACCATCACAGTTCCGAGCCCCAGGCCGCGCTGGAAGCGGGCAACGATCTGCGCCATGTCGAAGCGGCGCTGCGCAGCTTGCCGGAGCGTACGCGGCAGATCTTTTTGCTCAACCGCATCCACGGGCGCAAATACGCAGAAATCGCCAAGGCCATGGGCCTGTCCCAAAGTGCCGTGGAAAAACATATGATGCGCGCCCTCGAGGCCTGCAAAGCCAGCCTTCGGCAAGCCCATCCGCCACGCTCGCCAGGGAAAGCACCGTGA
- a CDS encoding FecR family protein → MNVTPTPAQEQAALAWLSLLHDAPSSGDQATFSHWLRADPAHVEAYAQAQVLWELSEVPASTLADEDALALQRYLKAMDGAKGSRMRRWSAALAVAACLVLMVSLGAGWQPQRWVDDLGADYVSAPGEVKTVTLADQSQVTLDADSAIAVDFSHGERHIQLRRGAGFFSVAHTGQAFVVHADSGEVRVLGTQFEVRLQPAGAQVTVLSGRVGVTPSAQGPQQILTAGQQVAYAEGVADERHAVDSESRLGWRDGWLNYYKTPLADVVKDLGRYYPGRILLFNDELGARRVSGSFPSKDPEAVLKALQAVLGFEQHSVLGRLIVVR, encoded by the coding sequence GTGAACGTCACCCCGACACCCGCCCAGGAACAGGCCGCCCTGGCCTGGCTCAGCCTGCTGCACGATGCGCCGAGCAGTGGCGACCAGGCTACCTTCAGCCACTGGTTGCGTGCCGACCCGGCCCATGTCGAAGCGTATGCCCAGGCCCAGGTGCTGTGGGAACTGAGCGAAGTCCCGGCGAGCACTCTGGCTGACGAAGACGCGTTGGCCTTGCAGCGTTACCTCAAGGCCATGGACGGTGCGAAAGGCTCGCGCATGCGCCGCTGGTCTGCAGCGCTGGCAGTGGCGGCGTGCCTGGTGCTGATGGTGTCGCTGGGCGCGGGGTGGCAGCCGCAGCGCTGGGTCGATGACCTGGGCGCCGATTACGTCAGTGCGCCGGGTGAAGTCAAAACCGTGACCCTGGCTGATCAAAGCCAAGTCACCCTGGATGCCGACAGCGCGATTGCCGTGGATTTCAGTCACGGTGAGCGGCATATCCAATTGCGTCGCGGTGCCGGTTTCTTCAGCGTGGCCCACACCGGGCAAGCCTTTGTGGTGCACGCCGACAGCGGCGAAGTGCGGGTGCTGGGCACCCAATTTGAAGTGCGCCTGCAACCGGCGGGCGCCCAGGTGACGGTGCTGTCGGGGCGGGTAGGGGTTACGCCGTCGGCCCAGGGTCCTCAGCAAATACTGACGGCCGGCCAGCAAGTGGCCTACGCCGAGGGTGTGGCTGATGAGCGGCATGCGGTGGACAGTGAATCGCGCCTGGGCTGGCGCGATGGCTGGCTCAACTACTACAAGACCCCGCTGGCCGATGTGGTCAAGGACCTGGGCCGTTACTACCCCGGCCGCATCCTGCTGTTCAATGACGAACTCGGCGCCCGCCGGGTCAGCGGCAGCTTTCCGAGCAAAGACCCCGAGGCGGTGCTCAAGGCATTGCAAGCGGTGCTGGGCTTTGAGCAGCACAGTGTGTTGGGGCGGTTGATCGTGGTCCGCTAA
- the dacB gene encoding D-alanyl-D-alanine carboxypeptidase/D-alanyl-D-alanine endopeptidase, with product MQLGRWIHTSAMLVGVSLLLGGCATPSKTGEQALDQLLADPALAGASVSLMVRDARSGNTLYQHNPRTRLVPASSLKLLTTAAAMDVLGPQYRFSTQLLSNGSQQGTRLLGNLYLRGLGDPTIQWADYQALAASLAAQGIRQVQGDMVFDDSWFDAERLGVDWAHDDEDKYYGAQISALTVSPNADFDAGTLIVTAKAPTTVGQLVSVTLSPPTDYVQLSNLAVSGPGNSYGLNRQHGSNLLRLSGALPPGKQSRQWVSVWEPTQLVANLFAQALAEQGISVQGRRVIGGVSPATATVLATHQSAPLQELIRPLLKLSNNSMAEALLKAMGRQQANAGTAAAGVAAVADFIKRQGLDPATLSQVDGSGLSRRNLVSAQNFTDLLLAISKQPWFNAWYDALPIAGNPDRLDGGSLRYRLRGTAAQNNLQAKTGSMGGVSSLTGYITDAGGRRLVFSMLTNNYVVQGSRIKALEDRLAVVLAQSLD from the coding sequence ATGCAGTTGGGACGATGGATACACACCAGCGCCATGCTGGTGGGCGTGAGCCTGTTATTGGGTGGCTGTGCCACGCCTTCGAAAACCGGCGAACAGGCGCTGGACCAATTGCTGGCTGATCCTGCCTTGGCGGGTGCCAGTGTTTCGCTGATGGTGCGTGATGCTCGCAGCGGCAACACGCTGTACCAGCACAACCCACGCACGCGGCTGGTGCCGGCCTCCAGCCTGAAACTGCTGACCACTGCGGCGGCCATGGATGTACTGGGCCCGCAGTATCGGTTTTCTACGCAGTTGCTGAGCAATGGCAGCCAACAGGGCACGCGCCTGCTGGGCAACCTGTACCTGCGGGGGCTGGGTGACCCGACGATCCAGTGGGCGGATTACCAGGCGCTGGCGGCGAGCCTCGCCGCCCAGGGCATCCGGCAGGTCCAGGGCGATATGGTGTTCGATGACAGCTGGTTCGACGCCGAGCGCCTGGGTGTGGATTGGGCCCATGACGACGAAGACAAGTATTACGGCGCGCAGATTTCCGCGCTGACCGTGTCACCCAATGCTGATTTTGATGCGGGCACCTTGATCGTCACGGCCAAGGCGCCCACAACGGTCGGCCAGTTGGTGAGTGTCACCCTGAGTCCGCCCACCGACTATGTACAGCTCAGCAACCTGGCCGTCAGCGGCCCAGGCAATAGCTATGGGCTCAATCGCCAGCATGGCAGCAACCTGCTGCGCCTGAGCGGCGCGTTACCGCCGGGCAAGCAAAGCCGCCAATGGGTCAGCGTGTGGGAGCCGACGCAACTGGTGGCCAATCTGTTTGCCCAGGCCTTGGCGGAGCAGGGGATCAGCGTGCAGGGGCGGCGGGTGATCGGTGGTGTGAGTCCGGCGACCGCCACTGTCCTGGCAACACACCAGTCGGCACCGTTGCAGGAGCTGATCAGGCCCTTGCTCAAACTGTCCAATAACAGCATGGCCGAAGCGCTGCTCAAGGCCATGGGGCGCCAGCAGGCGAATGCCGGCACGGCGGCGGCCGGGGTTGCGGCGGTGGCCGACTTTATCAAGCGCCAGGGCCTGGACCCGGCAACATTAAGCCAGGTGGATGGCTCGGGTTTGTCGCGACGTAATCTGGTGTCGGCGCAGAACTTCACCGACCTGTTGCTGGCCATTAGCAAGCAGCCGTGGTTCAACGCCTGGTACGACGCGCTGCCCATCGCCGGCAACCCGGACCGCCTGGACGGCGGCAGCCTGCGTTACCGCCTGCGCGGGACAGCGGCGCAAAACAACCTGCAGGCCAAGACGGGGTCGATGGGTGGGGTGTCTTCGTTGACGGGCTACATCACCGATGCGGGTGGGCGGCGGTTGGTGTTTTCGATGCTGACCAACAACTATGTGGTGCAGGGGAGCCGGATCAAGGCGCTGGAAGATCGACTGGCCGTGGTCCTGGCACAAAGCCTCGATTGA
- a CDS encoding DUF3325 domain-containing protein produces MLLALLLCYAGFVALCLSLDRHHGELLHSKPSPRRRLGLRVGGWLLLGLSIWPAVHMAGWSRGLVDWCAVLMLSGLLLVLLLPYRPRLALVLAGVGLLVSPVAAFATL; encoded by the coding sequence ATGTTGCTGGCCTTGTTGCTGTGCTATGCGGGCTTTGTTGCACTGTGCCTGTCCCTGGACCGTCACCATGGCGAGTTGCTGCACAGCAAACCTTCGCCACGACGGCGCCTGGGGTTGCGCGTGGGCGGTTGGTTGTTGCTGGGGCTGTCGATCTGGCCGGCGGTACACATGGCCGGCTGGAGCCGGGGCCTGGTGGACTGGTGCGCGGTGCTGATGCTCAGTGGGCTGTTGCTGGTGCTGCTGTTGCCGTATCGGCCAAGGCTGGCCCTGGTTCTCGCAGGCGTCGGCCTGCTGGTCAGCCCCGTTGCGGCTTTCGCGACCCTCTGA
- a CDS encoding helix-turn-helix domain-containing protein has product MSVLENLQVFKALNSSPNARLELSAELGDGLSAALWSNHHDAQDYQAPSHHTLSCYVAGGTGTFRRNQPGTKGGPDKLCILPAEHQSAWVINGEIRLAHVYFSPEQFALGCVTLLDREPRALQLRESTFLEDEPQARRFHQLIRLNWQEPAERLLTSSLAFEMLNHTLLSQVGLREGLRLKGGLAAHQRRQLVEYIDQQLAEPISLGQLAGLCALSEYHFARMFRTSFGLPPHQYVLARRLSRAQALLRSGSLPLGEIALACGFSSASHFTNRFRQAMGATPGEYRQAFQP; this is encoded by the coding sequence ATGTCTGTACTGGAAAACCTGCAAGTCTTCAAAGCCCTGAACAGCTCGCCCAACGCTCGCCTGGAGCTGTCTGCCGAGCTTGGGGACGGCTTGTCTGCAGCTTTGTGGAGCAACCACCACGACGCCCAGGATTACCAGGCGCCCAGCCATCACACCTTGTCTTGCTATGTGGCCGGCGGCACCGGCACTTTCCGGCGCAACCAGCCCGGCACCAAGGGCGGCCCCGACAAGCTGTGCATCCTGCCCGCCGAGCATCAGTCGGCCTGGGTGATCAATGGTGAAATCCGCCTGGCCCATGTGTACTTCAGCCCCGAGCAATTTGCCCTGGGTTGCGTCACCCTGCTGGACCGTGAACCCCGCGCCCTGCAACTGCGCGAAAGCACCTTTCTGGAAGACGAACCGCAAGCGCGACGTTTTCATCAACTGATCCGCCTCAATTGGCAGGAACCGGCAGAACGCTTGCTGACCAGCAGCCTGGCCTTTGAAATGCTCAACCATACCCTGCTCAGCCAGGTCGGCCTGCGTGAGGGGTTGCGACTCAAGGGCGGCCTGGCGGCGCACCAGCGCCGGCAGTTGGTGGAGTACATCGACCAGCAACTGGCCGAGCCGATCAGCCTTGGGCAACTGGCGGGGCTGTGCGCCTTGTCGGAATACCACTTCGCGCGGATGTTTCGCACAAGCTTTGGCCTGCCGCCCCATCAATATGTACTGGCCCGCCGCCTGTCCCGGGCCCAGGCCCTGTTGCGCAGCGGCTCACTGCCGCTGGGGGAAATTGCCCTGGCGTGTGGGTTTTCCAGCGCCAGCCACTTTACCAACCGGTTTCGCCAGGCAATGGGAGCGACACCGGGGGAATACCGGCAGGCGTTCCAGCCCTAG
- a CDS encoding TonB-dependent siderophore receptor has protein sequence MKSRAKAAVGGSVKQWLGASLLAASGLALQPLSLAQAAQEQSAVFSFALPAKPLPQALSDFSRVTGISVVYTDEAPYTLNAPAVSGQMSAAQALQRLLGNSGLTFRQIDARTLALEPLPSEGAVNLGATTISGVNQQQTTSYQPPPTSSVMRSQGLLLETPQTVNMVPAQVMRDQVPRNLDDALANISGITQTNTLGSTQDAVMLRGFGDNRNGSVMRDGMPVVQGRALNETAERVEVLKGPASLLYGIQDPGGVINIVSKKPELTQSTALTVRGSTYGSGKNGSGGNLDTTGPLGDSGLAYRLIVDHQDEDYWRNFGTYRESLIAPSLAWYGDTTQVLLAYEHREFLSPFDRGTAIDPKTNHPLNIPATRRLDEPFNNMEGRSDLYRVQVDHDLNDDWTAHFGYSWNRETYDASQVRVTKVNANGTLTRNMDGTQGALTTDRFTTVSLEGKVDVAGMRHDLVFGLDDEYRKIYRADLIRQASRSVFNYNDPVYGREVAGTNVSAPDSNQTDLLRSDSVFFQDAIHLTDQWILVGGARFQAYDQYAGKGRPFTANTNSNGQKWVPRAGLVYRYTDELSFYGSYTESFKPNSTIAPLDNKMVIDGSIAPEQSKSWELGAKLDMPGRITANVALFDIQKRNVLVSITEGATSIYSVAGKVRSRGLEMDLSGQLTDQWSLIGSYAYTDAEVTEDPTYKGKGLQNVAKNSGSVSAVYDFGTIVGGDQLRVGAGARYVGERAGDALNSFDLPGYTVADAFATYDTKVDGQKVKFQLNVKNLFDRTYYTSAVSRLFVSMGDARQVSLSSTLEF, from the coding sequence ATGAAGTCCAGGGCAAAAGCGGCGGTAGGCGGTTCGGTTAAACAGTGGCTGGGAGCCTCCCTTCTGGCCGCTTCAGGCCTGGCATTACAACCCCTGAGCCTGGCGCAAGCGGCGCAGGAGCAGAGCGCAGTCTTCAGCTTTGCGCTGCCGGCCAAGCCGTTGCCCCAGGCCCTGAGCGATTTCAGCCGGGTGACCGGCATCAGCGTGGTCTACACCGACGAAGCCCCCTACACCCTCAACGCCCCGGCCGTCAGTGGGCAGATGAGTGCCGCCCAGGCTCTGCAGCGCCTGCTGGGCAACTCCGGCTTGACCTTCCGCCAGATCGACGCCCGCACCCTGGCCCTGGAACCGCTGCCTAGCGAAGGCGCGGTCAACCTCGGCGCCACCACCATCAGCGGTGTCAACCAGCAGCAAACCACCAGCTACCAGCCACCGCCCACCAGCTCGGTGATGCGCTCCCAGGGCTTGCTGCTGGAAACCCCGCAAACCGTGAACATGGTGCCGGCCCAGGTGATGCGCGACCAGGTGCCGCGCAACCTCGATGATGCCTTGGCCAACATCAGCGGCATCACCCAGACCAACACCTTGGGCAGCACCCAGGATGCGGTGATGCTGCGTGGCTTTGGCGACAACCGCAATGGCTCGGTCATGCGCGACGGCATGCCCGTGGTGCAAGGCCGGGCGCTGAACGAAACCGCCGAGCGCGTCGAAGTGCTCAAGGGCCCGGCGTCGTTGCTGTATGGCATTCAGGACCCGGGCGGGGTGATCAACATTGTCAGCAAGAAACCCGAACTGACCCAATCCACCGCCTTGACCGTGCGTGGCTCGACCTATGGCAGCGGCAAGAACGGCAGCGGCGGCAACCTCGACACCACCGGCCCGTTGGGCGACAGCGGCCTGGCTTACCGCTTGATCGTCGACCATCAGGATGAGGACTACTGGCGCAACTTCGGCACCTATCGCGAAAGCCTGATCGCGCCGTCCCTAGCCTGGTACGGCGACACCACCCAGGTGCTGCTGGCCTACGAGCACCGCGAATTTCTCTCGCCGTTCGACCGTGGCACGGCCATCGACCCCAAGACCAATCACCCGCTTAACATCCCTGCCACGCGCCGCCTGGATGAGCCCTTCAACAATATGGAAGGCCGCTCGGACCTGTATCGCGTCCAAGTCGACCACGACCTGAACGACGACTGGACGGCCCACTTCGGCTACAGCTGGAACCGCGAAACCTACGACGCCAGCCAGGTGCGCGTGACTAAGGTCAATGCCAATGGCACCTTGACGCGCAACATGGACGGCACCCAAGGCGCGCTGACCACCGACCGCTTCACCACTGTGAGCCTTGAAGGCAAGGTGGACGTGGCCGGCATGCGCCATGACCTGGTATTCGGCCTGGATGACGAGTACCGCAAAATCTACCGCGCCGACCTGATCCGCCAGGCCAGCCGCAGCGTGTTCAACTACAACGACCCGGTGTACGGCCGCGAAGTGGCGGGCACCAACGTCAGCGCGCCGGACAGCAACCAGACCGACCTGCTGCGCAGCGATTCGGTGTTTTTCCAGGACGCCATTCACCTCACCGACCAGTGGATCCTGGTCGGCGGTGCGCGCTTCCAAGCATACGACCAATACGCCGGCAAGGGCCGCCCGTTCACGGCCAACACCAACAGCAACGGCCAGAAGTGGGTACCTCGTGCCGGCCTGGTGTATCGCTACACCGATGAGCTGTCGTTCTATGGCAGCTACACCGAATCGTTCAAACCCAACTCCACCATTGCGCCGCTGGACAACAAAATGGTGATCGACGGCAGCATCGCCCCGGAACAGTCCAAATCCTGGGAGCTGGGGGCCAAGCTCGATATGCCGGGGCGTATTACCGCTAACGTGGCCTTGTTTGATATCCAAAAACGCAACGTGCTGGTGTCGATCACCGAGGGCGCGACCTCGATCTACAGCGTCGCCGGCAAGGTGCGCTCCCGGGGCCTGGAAATGGACCTGAGTGGGCAGTTGACCGACCAGTGGAGCCTGATCGGCAGCTATGCCTACACCGATGCCGAGGTCACCGAAGACCCGACCTACAAAGGCAAGGGCCTGCAGAACGTGGCGAAAAACTCCGGCTCTGTTTCAGCCGTGTACGACTTCGGCACTATCGTCGGCGGCGACCAACTGCGCGTCGGTGCCGGTGCGCGTTATGTGGGCGAGCGGGCTGGCGATGCCCTCAACAGCTTCGACCTGCCGGGCTACACCGTGGCCGATGCGTTTGCCACCTATGACACCAAGGTTGACGGGCAGAAGGTCAAGTTCCAGCTCAATGTGAAGAACCTGTTTGACCGTACCTACTACACCTCGGCCGTCAGCCGCTTGTTTGTGTCCATGGGCGATGCGCGCCAGGTGTCGTTGTCCAGCACCCTGGAGTTCTGA
- the ykgO gene encoding type B 50S ribosomal protein L36 gives MKVLSSLKEAKNRHRDCQIVKRRGRIYVICKSNPRFKARQGGAKNKNKG, from the coding sequence ATGAAAGTCCTGTCCTCCCTCAAAGAAGCCAAGAACCGTCATCGCGACTGCCAGATCGTCAAGCGCCGGGGGCGGATCTATGTGATCTGCAAATCCAACCCCCGCTTCAAGGCCCGGCAGGGCGGGGCGAAAAACAAGAATAAAGGCTGA
- a CDS encoding PepSY-associated TM helix domain-containing protein — MKEGFRQAMAWLHTWAGLIFGWLLFAIFLTGTLAYFKGEITHWMQPEVPAHAVDDARSVAVAQSYLEQHAPTAARWFIGLPNSRDPGLSVMWQDKVDPGRRGNFIEKMLDPVSGEQLQARETMGGEFFYRFHFQLQMPHPWGRWLSTIAAMVMFVALITGIITHKKIFKDFFTFRPRKGQRSWLDGHNAVGVLVLPFHLMITYSSLVIFMTMVMPASILASYDGDTRAFFNELFPATNNAPALGQPGKLLPLAPLVEQARAQWDGGHVGRLAVNNPGDVNAAVNVSRAGSDRVVHDFGSTVSFNGSTGELLRVSAEQSLPMAIGGSFYGLHMGHFAGPLLRWLYFICGLAGTAMIGTGLVIWLGKRQLKHVKTGVMPFELRLVEVLNIASMSGLVIAIAAFFWANRLLPVSFAERSDWEVQSFFIAWGLTLLHAMLRRGRRAWIEQLGLGAVLFMAVPLLNALTTSEHLGVSVAKGDWAMAGFDLTCLGSGLFLAWAAWKMQHRSAAQPRAERARPLTLKSEVH; from the coding sequence ATGAAAGAGGGTTTCCGTCAGGCCATGGCCTGGTTGCACACCTGGGCCGGGTTGATTTTCGGCTGGTTGCTGTTCGCGATTTTCCTCACCGGCACCCTGGCTTACTTCAAGGGCGAAATCACCCACTGGATGCAGCCGGAAGTGCCCGCCCATGCGGTGGACGATGCGCGCAGTGTGGCCGTGGCGCAAAGCTATCTGGAACAGCACGCCCCCACGGCGGCGCGTTGGTTTATCGGCCTGCCCAACAGCCGCGACCCCGGTTTGTCGGTGATGTGGCAAGACAAGGTCGACCCTGGCCGGCGCGGCAATTTCATTGAGAAAATGCTCGACCCGGTCTCCGGCGAGCAACTCCAGGCCCGGGAAACCATGGGCGGCGAGTTCTTCTACCGGTTCCACTTCCAGTTGCAGATGCCTCACCCGTGGGGTCGCTGGTTGTCGACCATTGCGGCGATGGTGATGTTCGTCGCGCTGATCACCGGGATCATCACCCACAAGAAAATCTTCAAGGACTTCTTCACCTTCCGCCCGCGCAAGGGCCAGCGCTCCTGGCTCGATGGGCACAACGCGGTGGGCGTGCTGGTGCTGCCGTTCCACCTGATGATCACCTACAGCAGCCTGGTGATCTTCATGACCATGGTCATGCCCGCCAGCATCCTTGCGTCCTATGACGGCGATACCCGCGCCTTCTTCAATGAACTGTTCCCGGCCACCAACAACGCACCGGCCCTCGGCCAGCCGGGCAAGCTGCTGCCCTTGGCGCCGCTGGTAGAACAGGCACGGGCGCAGTGGGACGGTGGGCACGTGGGGCGGCTGGCGGTGAACAACCCCGGCGATGTGAATGCCGCAGTCAATGTCTCCCGCGCCGGTTCTGACCGGGTGGTGCATGATTTCGGCAGCACCGTGTCCTTTAATGGCTCCACCGGCGAACTGCTGCGGGTCAGTGCCGAGCAGTCGCTGCCGATGGCAATCGGTGGCAGTTTCTACGGCCTGCACATGGGGCACTTCGCCGGCCCGCTGCTGCGCTGGTTGTACTTTATCTGCGGCCTGGCGGGCACGGCGATGATTGGCACCGGCCTGGTGATCTGGCTGGGCAAGCGTCAGCTCAAGCATGTAAAGACCGGGGTGATGCCGTTTGAATTGCGCCTGGTGGAAGTGCTGAATATTGCCAGCATGTCCGGGCTGGTCATCGCCATTGCCGCGTTTTTCTGGGCCAATCGCCTGCTGCCTGTGAGCTTCGCCGAACGCTCGGACTGGGAAGTGCAGAGTTTCTTTATCGCCTGGGGCCTGACCCTGCTCCATGCCATGTTGCGTCGTGGCCGCCGTGCCTGGATCGAGCAACTGGGCCTGGGCGCCGTGCTGTTTATGGCGGTGCCGCTGCTCAATGCGCTGACCACCTCCGAGCATCTGGGCGTGTCAGTGGCCAAGGGTGATTGGGCCATGGCCGGCTTTGACCTGACCTGCCTGGGCAGCGGCCTGTTCCTGGCCTGGGCTGCCTGGAAAATGCAGCACCGCAGCGCCGCCCAGCCCCGGGCCGAGCGCGCCCGCCCACTGACCCTCAAAAGCGAGGTGCACTGA